In Chloroflexota bacterium, the following are encoded in one genomic region:
- a CDS encoding sulfatase-like hydrolase/transferase: protein MSDQPNFLIILTDQMRGDNMRCAWRDWRGDTPLQTPNLDRLAAGGALLTRAYVNNPLCMPSRSTLLTGLTPRGHNVRTNGIDLDPAFPTVTGTLADVGYRTHSIGKIHVRVAGEPIGVDPETLDPLDFPETRWMWRNRKVSSLPTPYYGFASTELTIGHGPGNFDNHYLWLEREHPDVLPHWNRQASTPAASGAEQSYRINVPPEYHYNTWIADRSIAYLQDAAAREQPFMLWASFPDPHHPYAAPDPWFSMYDRDSIPVPTRRDNELDDLPPHMRLMYETDQWTSGRRFATKMPDEHMREIMAITFGMVSFIDEQVGRIMDSLEELGLADNTVVVFTADHGDLLGDHWLLNKGPFHFDGMLNIPSIWRWPARFPAGQVSRSLVSHLDIPTTLLDLAGVEAPEYGPPFMKGVPQPEAERQMSPLPGKSLAPLLTGGAESVQDAIVIENDEDYIGLRLRSLVTDTHQLTVYVGDDGEQEYGELFDTHNDPGQLQNLWHDPSVESLKQELKARLMEELIRTDNRMPRRQSHA, encoded by the coding sequence ATGAGCGACCAACCGAACTTTCTCATCATCCTCACCGACCAGATGCGCGGCGACAACATGCGCTGCGCCTGGCGCGACTGGCGAGGCGACACGCCCCTGCAGACCCCCAATCTCGATCGCCTCGCGGCCGGCGGCGCGCTCCTCACTCGCGCTTATGTCAATAACCCGCTTTGCATGCCCTCGCGCTCCACGTTGCTCACCGGCCTGACTCCCCGCGGGCACAACGTGCGCACCAACGGCATTGACCTGGATCCCGCCTTTCCCACCGTCACCGGCACGCTCGCGGACGTTGGCTACCGCACCCACAGCATTGGCAAGATCCACGTGCGCGTGGCCGGCGAACCCATCGGCGTGGACCCGGAGACCCTGGACCCCCTCGATTTTCCCGAGACCCGCTGGATGTGGCGCAACCGCAAAGTCTCGTCGCTGCCCACGCCCTACTACGGTTTCGCGAGCACGGAGTTGACCATCGGCCACGGGCCCGGCAATTTCGACAATCACTACCTGTGGCTGGAACGCGAACATCCGGACGTCCTTCCACATTGGAACCGCCAGGCCTCAACGCCTGCTGCCAGCGGTGCCGAGCAGTCCTACCGCATCAACGTGCCGCCGGAATACCATTACAACACCTGGATCGCCGACCGCAGCATTGCGTATCTGCAGGATGCCGCCGCGCGCGAGCAGCCCTTCATGCTGTGGGCCTCGTTCCCCGATCCGCACCATCCCTATGCCGCGCCGGATCCCTGGTTCTCCATGTACGACCGTGATTCAATCCCCGTGCCTACGCGGCGAGACAATGAACTCGACGACCTGCCGCCGCACATGCGCCTCATGTACGAGACCGACCAATGGACGTCCGGCCGGCGATTCGCCACCAAGATGCCGGACGAGCACATGCGCGAGATCATGGCCATCACCTTTGGCATGGTGTCGTTCATTGACGAGCAGGTCGGACGAATAATGGACTCTCTCGAAGAACTAGGTCTTGCAGATAACACCGTCGTCGTCTTTACCGCCGATCACGGCGACCTGCTGGGCGACCACTGGCTGCTGAATAAAGGGCCCTTCCACTTCGACGGCATGCTGAATATCCCCTCGATCTGGCGCTGGCCAGCGCGGTTCCCGGCGGGTCAAGTATCCCGGAGCCTCGTGTCGCACTTGGATATTCCAACCACGCTACTCGACCTCGCGGGAGTGGAAGCGCCGGAATATGGTCCGCCGTTTATGAAAGGTGTGCCCCAGCCGGAAGCGGAGCGGCAGATGTCACCCTTGCCAGGGAAGTCGCTCGCGCCGCTGCTTACGGGAGGGGCGGAATCCGTGCAGGACGCCATCGTCATCGAGAACGACGAGGACTATATCGGGCTGCGCCTGCGCTCCCTGGTCACTGACACGCATCAACTCACCGTCTACGTGGGCGATGACGGCGAACAGGAGTACGGTGAACTCTTCGATACGCACAACGACCCCGGCCAACTGCAAAACCTGTGGCACGACCCCTCAGTCGAAAGCCTGAAGCAAGAGCTCAAGGCGCGCCTCATGGAGGAACTGATCCGCACCGACAACCGGATGCCGAGACGGCAAAGCCATGCGTAA
- a CDS encoding Gfo/Idh/MocA family oxidoreductase → MNTARRARLAFIGCGSFATASIFPQIQLIPEIDLVAVCDLDEEKAQRNARNFGARRVYTDMEKMLDTEELDGVFTIGPAPQQYRLAPVGLKRGLPVYVEKPSANTSAEAKELAELAEANGTWGQVGFMKRFADVYRIAKEVIARPEFGGLHVLKVKFGQGKYPQIWGIDSAKRAFLIGQCVHILDLVRFFGGDVRAVNALYYEVGPQNFSYLINLEFVNGTVGHMDINTLDSKVGTRDIIETLELIGMETHVVCEDMMKVKYQPQEAWSAEAPRLGRYNFTLEPSWTGLSISKRNFGYTGEVEHFARRCLGLETSGPDLWDSYKALTFGEAVYKSSHGGGRVLVEQ, encoded by the coding sequence ATGAATACCGCGCGTCGCGCCAGGCTTGCCTTCATCGGTTGTGGCTCCTTTGCCACGGCCTCGATCTTTCCTCAGATTCAGCTTATTCCCGAGATCGACCTCGTTGCCGTCTGCGACCTCGACGAAGAAAAAGCGCAGCGCAATGCCCGCAACTTTGGCGCGCGCCGGGTTTACACTGATATGGAAAAGATGCTCGATACCGAAGAGTTGGACGGCGTATTCACCATCGGCCCGGCGCCGCAGCAGTACCGGCTTGCGCCGGTGGGGCTCAAGCGTGGTCTGCCGGTGTACGTGGAGAAGCCGTCGGCCAATACCTCGGCGGAGGCCAAGGAACTGGCTGAATTGGCCGAGGCGAACGGCACATGGGGCCAGGTGGGCTTCATGAAGCGCTTCGCCGACGTCTATCGGATTGCCAAGGAAGTCATTGCCCGTCCCGAATTTGGCGGCCTGCACGTGCTCAAGGTCAAGTTCGGCCAGGGGAAGTATCCGCAGATTTGGGGTATTGACTCCGCCAAGCGAGCGTTTCTCATCGGCCAGTGCGTGCATATCCTTGACCTGGTGCGCTTCTTTGGCGGCGACGTGCGCGCCGTGAACGCGCTCTACTATGAGGTCGGCCCGCAAAACTTCTCCTATCTCATCAACCTGGAGTTCGTGAACGGCACGGTCGGCCACATGGACATCAATACGCTCGATTCCAAGGTGGGGACTCGCGACATCATCGAGACGCTGGAACTCATCGGCATGGAGACCCACGTGGTGTGTGAGGATATGATGAAGGTCAAGTACCAGCCCCAAGAGGCGTGGTCGGCAGAAGCGCCGCGCCTCGGCCGGTACAACTTCACTCTGGAACCCTCGTGGACCGGCCTTTCGATCAGCAAGCGCAACTTCGGCTACACCGGCGAGGTGGAGCACTTCGCCCGCCGCTGCCTGGGATTGGAAACCAGCGGCCCCGACCTCTGGGATAGCTACAAGGCACTCACGTTCGGGGAAGCGGTGTATAAGAGCTCCCACGGCGGCGGCCGGGTGCTGGTGGAACAGTAG
- a CDS encoding Gfo/Idh/MocA family oxidoreductase, with product MSTERRARLAFIGCGSFATASIFPQIQLIPEIDLVAVCDIDEEKAQRNARNFGARRVYTDMDKMLDTEELDGVFTIGPAPQQYQLAPVVLKRGLPVYTEKPSANTSAEAKELAELAEANNTWGQVGFMKRFADVYTIAKEIVARPEFGGLHVLKVKFGQGKYPQIWGIDSAKRAFLIGQCVHIFDLVRFFGGDVRAVNALYYEVGPQNFSYLINLEFVNGTVGQMDINTLDSKVAFRDIIETLELIGFENHVVCEDMMKVTYQPREEWTQEAPGFGRYNYTLDPSWTGLGRSQINYGYTGEVRHFARRCLGLETSGPDLWDSYKSLTFGEAVYESSHGGGRVLVEQ from the coding sequence ATGAGTACCGAGCGCCGAGCCAGACTTGCCTTCATCGGTTGTGGTTCATTTGCCACGGCCTCGATCTTTCCTCAGATTCAACTTATTCCCGAGATTGACCTCGTTGCCGTCTGCGACATCGACGAAGAAAAGGCCCAGCGCAACGCTCGCAACTTTGGGGCGCGGCGTGTTTACACCGACATGGACAAAATGCTCGATACTGAAGAGTTGGATGGTGTCTTCACCATCGGTCCGGCGCCGCAGCAGTATCAGCTGGCGCCGGTGGTGCTCAAGCGCGGCCTGCCGGTTTACACGGAGAAGCCGTCGGCCAATACTTCGGCTGAGGCCAAGGAACTGGCCGAACTCGCAGAGGCGAATAACACGTGGGGCCAGGTGGGCTTCATGAAGCGCTTCGCCGACGTGTACACCATCGCCAAGGAGATTGTGGCGCGGCCGGAGTTTGGCGGTCTGCACGTGCTCAAGGTCAAGTTCGGGCAGGGCAAGTATCCGCAGATTTGGGGTATTGACTCCGCCAAGCGCGCGTTTCTCATCGGCCAGTGCGTGCACATCTTCGACTTGGTGCGCTTCTTTGGCGGGGACGTGCGCGCCGTGAACGCCCTCTACTACGAGGTGGGACCGCAGAATTTCTCGTATCTCATCAATCTGGAGTTTGTGAACGGCACCGTCGGCCAGATGGATATTAATACCCTCGATTCTAAGGTAGCTTTCCGTGACATCATCGAGACGCTGGAGCTGATTGGGTTTGAGAATCACGTAGTGTGCGAAGACATGATGAAGGTCACGTACCAGCCCCGCGAGGAGTGGACGCAAGAAGCGCCGGGCTTCGGCCGCTATAACTACACGCTCGATCCCTCCTGGACCGGCCTAGGGCGCAGCCAGATAAACTACGGCTACACCGGCGAGGTGCGCCACTTCGCGCGCCGTTGCCTGGGCCTGGAAACCAGCGGCCCCGACCTCTGGGATAGCTACAAGTCCCTCACGTTCGGCGAAGCAGTGTATGAAAGCTCCCACGGCGGCGGCCGGGTGCTGGTGGAGCAGTAG
- a CDS encoding phytanoyl-CoA dioxygenase family protein produces the protein MATAQLVTLAPEQKQFFDDNGYLVMEGLYDAAEMEEMRAEFHDLITNTDGRPKAMRYTFMEQAEGYPIDPYNPKNVQGIMDQPLASDYWFNNVTDPRIVNVFIDLFGPDIDFHNGKVRNNPPGFTNEQGWHQDWPYELHSKSDLAAAIIYLDANDVDQGATTVLPGSHLMGEWETSHGHTVADEKVADYEPVPMLAKPGDVLFIHVMVLHTAGNNYSNTSRHKVINEYKSKEAIDQWGNRCAYAGMPVARNGQVCIPQL, from the coding sequence ATGGCTACTGCGCAGTTGGTGACTTTAGCGCCGGAGCAGAAGCAGTTTTTCGATGACAACGGCTATCTGGTGATGGAGGGGTTGTACGACGCCGCTGAGATGGAGGAGATGCGGGCGGAGTTTCACGACCTCATTACGAATACCGATGGCCGGCCCAAGGCCATGAGATACACCTTCATGGAGCAGGCGGAGGGGTATCCCATCGACCCCTATAACCCCAAGAACGTACAGGGCATCATGGACCAGCCGTTGGCGAGCGATTACTGGTTCAACAACGTTACCGACCCCCGCATAGTGAACGTCTTCATCGACCTCTTCGGCCCGGACATCGACTTTCACAATGGCAAGGTGCGCAACAATCCGCCGGGCTTCACGAATGAACAGGGCTGGCACCAGGACTGGCCGTACGAGCTTCACAGCAAGTCGGACCTGGCGGCGGCCATCATCTACCTGGACGCCAACGACGTAGACCAAGGCGCGACTACGGTGCTGCCCGGCAGCCACCTGATGGGCGAGTGGGAGACGTCACACGGCCATACCGTAGCCGACGAGAAGGTGGCGGACTACGAGCCCGTGCCGATGCTTGCCAAGCCCGGCGACGTGCTCTTCATCCACGTGATGGTGCTGCACACCGCGGGCAACAACTACAGCAACACCTCGCGCCATAAGGTCATCAACGAATACAAGTCCAAAGAAGCCATCGACCAGTGGGGCAACCGCTGCGCCTACGCTGGAATGCCCGTAGCCCGCAACGGCCAGGTGTGCATCCCGCAACTCTAG
- a CDS encoding LA2681 family HEPN domain-containing protein, producing the protein MQSLTIDSIAKLEEAGHRLFQLLDEGDASGALEFAKSLRADPGQELPVEHFLGCAYVEVGGQLKSVDLVDKGVRILSELDPKRSATISYNLANAKSQLWKIAVNQNGLSTAWLEMRCQLRDSRKLYESVANDDNADIEQRLKAFTDWGNSYDNQGRYLDALDCYDQALRLDPSYGMALGNRGMALFFAAPLMGEHQSHILLEAATNLDAAIENEKSVLNSGGRQALEVFEKCRAYISTPSGTPLKPKNNRQTLSDSHLNWCLNNRFFLHISPDCIREDSDVLDPLSFREISFSLKEPRISPDGEPLKAAKEILGAFNAIKQDYITARYLTWLTSEIPIPFQDHVQSITKRAFFWDTLDYASWGVEPGIATIALKAAVDVLDKVAVFVHLYLRSNRNVRSVNFATLPYKNNKGTELEPALANALRTPAGNWNSGLIALIDLSSELEEKSQSHLRKFLQYRHAATHRFFVIHSEGAPVSSEWSEHVSWSDATKDLLCLLKVARRAVLYLTQMIHLHEADIKPRCSGTSYPMTIPFPAYRSELDLIDID; encoded by the coding sequence ATGCAATCGCTGACAATCGACAGCATCGCAAAATTGGAGGAAGCCGGGCACAGGCTTTTTCAACTTCTGGATGAAGGAGACGCATCGGGAGCTTTGGAGTTTGCAAAGTCCTTGCGAGCAGACCCAGGTCAAGAGTTGCCAGTTGAACACTTTCTCGGCTGTGCTTACGTTGAGGTCGGCGGTCAGCTCAAGAGTGTCGACTTGGTAGATAAGGGTGTTCGAATCCTAAGTGAATTGGACCCTAAGCGTTCGGCGACGATTTCTTACAACCTAGCCAATGCTAAATCGCAACTTTGGAAAATTGCTGTGAACCAAAACGGCCTTAGCACTGCATGGCTGGAGATGCGTTGTCAACTTCGCGATTCTCGAAAATTATATGAGTCTGTTGCCAATGACGACAACGCAGATATCGAGCAACGCCTGAAAGCCTTTACAGATTGGGGTAACTCCTACGACAATCAGGGCCGGTATCTTGACGCCCTTGATTGCTACGACCAGGCACTTAGGCTCGACCCATCGTATGGCATGGCCCTCGGCAACCGAGGCATGGCTCTTTTCTTTGCCGCGCCGCTAATGGGAGAGCACCAATCACACATATTGCTTGAAGCAGCCACCAACCTTGACGCAGCTATAGAGAATGAGAAAAGTGTCTTGAACTCCGGCGGAAGGCAAGCACTTGAAGTGTTCGAGAAGTGTCGTGCCTACATATCAACACCTTCAGGTACGCCTTTGAAACCGAAAAATAATCGTCAAACGCTCAGTGACAGTCATCTCAATTGGTGTCTGAACAACAGGTTCTTTCTGCACATCTCACCCGATTGTATTCGCGAAGATTCAGATGTGCTTGATCCACTCTCCTTTAGAGAGATTAGCTTTAGTTTAAAGGAGCCAAGAATTTCCCCCGATGGAGAGCCTCTCAAAGCCGCCAAGGAAATTCTTGGTGCTTTCAATGCAATCAAGCAGGATTACATTACTGCTCGGTATCTCACTTGGCTTACGAGCGAGATTCCAATACCGTTTCAAGATCACGTACAGTCCATCACAAAGCGTGCCTTTTTCTGGGATACGCTGGATTATGCAAGCTGGGGCGTCGAGCCGGGAATTGCTACGATCGCACTGAAAGCTGCAGTGGACGTTTTGGACAAAGTCGCAGTCTTCGTTCACCTATACTTGCGTTCCAACCGCAATGTGCGCAGCGTGAATTTTGCCACTCTTCCCTATAAGAACAATAAAGGGACAGAACTTGAGCCTGCCCTTGCGAACGCGCTAAGGACTCCGGCTGGGAATTGGAACTCGGGACTTATCGCTCTAATTGACCTTAGTTCTGAATTAGAAGAAAAGTCACAATCCCACTTGAGAAAGTTCCTTCAGTATCGGCACGCTGCAACTCACCGCTTCTTTGTCATTCACTCTGAGGGAGCACCTGTTTCATCCGAATGGAGCGAACACGTCAGTTGGTCTGACGCCACTAAGGATTTGCTTTGCTTGCTCAAAGTGGCACGCCGTGCGGTCTTGTACTTGACGCAAATGATTCACTTGCATGAGGCCGACATTAAACCCCGATGTTCCGGTACATCTTATCCAATGACCATTCCATTCCCCGCCTACAGATCGGAATTGGATTTGATTGATATCGATTGA